In one window of Hymenobacter nivis DNA:
- a CDS encoding carotenoid biosynthesis protein: MSDSFPPLAANATRLRVAQGLVLLFHATGLVGLLFSHDPGFYLRFTPLTLLLSAALLVAFQPERNAAFWQFCLTVGLLGYVAEVVGVHTGKLFGNYAYGDTLGPKWFDVPPLIGLNWVIMTYLAGMLAQRLPLGELGRTLVAALLMVGFDLCVELPAGRFDFWHWTAGVIPFRNFRDWFILACLAQMLFNRARFIKTNALVPLLYVVQLLFFFALEWLGPSK, encoded by the coding sequence ATGTCTGATTCTTTCCCGCCGCTGGCGGCCAATGCCACCCGGCTGCGGGTGGCGCAGGGGCTGGTGCTGCTTTTCCACGCCACGGGGCTGGTGGGGCTGTTGTTCTCGCACGACCCCGGGTTTTACCTCCGCTTCACGCCCCTCACGCTGCTGCTGAGCGCGGCGCTGCTAGTGGCGTTTCAGCCGGAGCGCAACGCGGCGTTTTGGCAATTTTGCCTCACCGTAGGCCTGCTCGGCTACGTGGCCGAGGTGGTGGGCGTGCACACGGGCAAGCTGTTTGGTAACTACGCCTACGGCGACACGCTGGGCCCCAAGTGGTTCGACGTGCCCCCGCTCATTGGCCTCAACTGGGTGATTATGACCTACCTGGCCGGTATGCTGGCCCAGCGCCTGCCCCTGGGCGAGCTAGGCCGCACCTTGGTGGCGGCCCTGCTGATGGTGGGCTTCGACCTGTGCGTGGAGCTGCCCGCCGGCCGCTTCGACTTCTGGCACTGGACGGCGGGCGTCATCCCGTTCCGCAACTTCCGCGACTGGTTCATCCTCGCCTGCCTGGCCCAGATGCTGTTCAACCGCGCCCGCTTTATTAAAACCAACGCCCTGGTGCCGCTGCTCTACGTGGTGCAATTGCTGTTTTTCTTCGCCCTCGAATGGCTGGGCCCCAGCAAGTAG
- the lptB gene encoding LPS export ABC transporter ATP-binding protein: MILRADHLVKKYKARTVVNDMSVTVKQGEIVGLLGPNGAGKTTCFYMMVGMVKPNGGRIYLDDTEITTMPIYQRARLGVGYLAQEASVFRDLSVEENILAVLEMTNMPKKARLDKMEELLHEFSLTHVRKNLGKVLSGGERRRTEIARALAVDPKFVLLDEPFAGVDPIATEEIQGIVSKLKHRNIGVLITDHDVNSTLSIVDRAYLLFEGKLLKAGTAEELAGDETVRRVYLGKNFELKRNV, translated from the coding sequence ATGATTCTCCGCGCCGACCACCTCGTTAAGAAATACAAGGCCCGCACCGTCGTCAACGACATGAGCGTGACCGTGAAGCAGGGCGAAATTGTGGGGCTTCTGGGACCCAACGGCGCCGGTAAAACCACCTGCTTCTACATGATGGTGGGCATGGTGAAGCCCAACGGAGGCCGTATTTATTTGGACGACACCGAAATCACGACCATGCCCATCTACCAGCGGGCGCGCCTCGGGGTGGGCTACCTGGCCCAGGAGGCCAGCGTGTTCCGCGACCTGAGCGTAGAGGAAAACATCCTGGCGGTACTGGAAATGACCAACATGCCTAAAAAAGCGCGCCTCGACAAGATGGAGGAGCTACTCCATGAGTTCAGCCTCACCCACGTGCGCAAAAACCTGGGCAAGGTGCTGAGCGGCGGCGAGCGGCGGCGCACCGAAATTGCCCGGGCCCTGGCCGTCGACCCCAAATTTGTGCTCCTCGACGAGCCCTTTGCCGGCGTCGACCCCATCGCCACCGAGGAAATTCAGGGCATCGTCTCCAAGCTCAAGCACCGCAACATCGGCGTGCTCATTACCGACCACGACGTAAACTCGACCCTCAGCATCGTGGACCGCGCCTACCTGCTCTTCGAGGGCAAGCTCCTCAAAGCCGGCACCGCCGAAGAACTGGCCGGCGACGAAACCGTGCGCCGCGTATACCTGGGCAAAAATTTCGAACTAAAGCGCAACGTGTGA
- a CDS encoding GH3 auxin-responsive promoter family protein gives MLDQLLSAAVQLESRPRLARVRAEPHAVQARVLRELLRRAQGTEWGRRYGFAEGPTAAEFARRVPVSTYEQLYPALERVLRGAPDVLWPGRPQWFAQSSGTTNARSKFVPVTPESLRQGHYRAGRDMLALSTFLYPKHRLLAGRTLSLGGTHAPNPFRPQEPASRVGDVSALIMQQLPAWAESLRTPPLALALLGEWQDKVERIAQHALRQDVRVLAGVPTWMLLLLRRVVELAGANDITQVWPHLGLFLHGAVAFGPYRELFRQLIPGPQMQYLEIYNATEGYFALQDQPGSEDLLLLLDHGIYYEFLPAAQWDAPDPRPVPLHEVVLGQPYALVISTNAGLWRYVVGDTVRFTSLGPYRLRITGRTKHFLNAFGEEVVIENAEAAVAAASLATGCRVHDFTAAPVYFAAGPGGQVQRGGHEWAVELAPGAPAPDAARFVAVLDATLRRVNSDYDAKRHHDLALAPPLLRVLPPGTFARWLASQGKLGGQHKVPRLLNSRAVLEQVLAVAAGAPA, from the coding sequence GTGCTCGACCAGCTCCTGTCCGCCGCCGTGCAGCTTGAGAGCCGCCCCCGGCTGGCGCGGGTGCGAGCCGAGCCGCATGCCGTGCAGGCCCGCGTGCTGCGCGAGCTGCTGCGCCGCGCCCAGGGTACCGAGTGGGGCCGGCGCTACGGCTTCGCCGAGGGCCCCACGGCGGCCGAGTTTGCCCGGCGCGTGCCGGTGAGCACCTACGAGCAACTGTACCCGGCGCTGGAGCGCGTGCTGCGCGGGGCCCCCGACGTGCTCTGGCCCGGCCGCCCGCAGTGGTTTGCCCAGAGCAGCGGCACCACCAACGCCCGCAGTAAGTTCGTGCCCGTGACGCCCGAGAGCCTGCGCCAAGGCCACTACCGCGCCGGGCGCGACATGCTGGCCCTCAGCACGTTCCTCTACCCAAAGCATCGGTTGCTAGCCGGGCGCACGCTCTCGCTGGGCGGCACGCACGCCCCCAACCCGTTCCGGCCCCAGGAGCCAGCCTCGCGGGTTGGCGACGTGTCGGCGCTGATTATGCAGCAGCTGCCGGCCTGGGCCGAAAGCCTGCGTACCCCGCCCCTGGCCCTGGCTTTGCTCGGCGAGTGGCAGGACAAAGTGGAGCGCATCGCCCAGCACGCTTTGCGCCAGGATGTGCGCGTGCTGGCCGGCGTGCCCACCTGGATGCTGCTGCTGCTGCGCCGTGTGGTGGAGCTGGCCGGGGCCAACGACATTACCCAGGTCTGGCCGCACCTGGGGCTGTTCCTGCACGGGGCGGTGGCGTTTGGGCCCTACCGCGAGCTGTTCCGGCAACTCATCCCGGGGCCTCAGATGCAGTATTTGGAAATCTACAACGCCACCGAGGGCTACTTCGCCCTGCAAGACCAGCCCGGCAGCGAAGACCTGTTGCTACTGCTCGACCACGGCATTTACTACGAGTTCCTACCCGCCGCCCAGTGGGACGCGCCCGACCCTCGGCCCGTGCCGCTGCACGAGGTGGTGCTGGGCCAGCCCTACGCCCTGGTTATCAGCACCAACGCCGGGCTGTGGCGCTACGTAGTGGGCGATACCGTACGCTTCACCAGCCTGGGGCCCTACCGGCTGCGCATCACCGGGCGCACCAAGCACTTCCTCAACGCCTTTGGCGAGGAAGTGGTAATTGAGAACGCCGAGGCCGCCGTGGCCGCCGCCAGCCTGGCCACCGGCTGCCGCGTGCACGACTTCACGGCCGCGCCGGTGTATTTTGCCGCGGGGCCCGGCGGGCAGGTGCAGCGCGGGGGCCACGAGTGGGCCGTGGAACTGGCCCCCGGGGCCCCCGCCCCCGACGCCGCCCGCTTCGTGGCCGTGCTCGACGCCACGCTGCGCCGCGTCAATTCCGACTACGACGCCAAGCGCCACCACGACCTGGCCCTGGCCCCGCCCCTGCTGCGGGTGCTGCCCCCGGGTACGTTTGCGCGCTGGCTGGCCAGCCAGGGCAAGCTCGGCGGCCAGCACAAAGTGCCCCGTTTGCTGAATTCGCGGGCCGTGCTGGAGCAGGTGCTGGCCGTGGCCGCCGGGGCCCCGGCGTAG
- a CDS encoding TIGR00266 family protein codes for MFSHDVDYRILGTDIQVLEIELDPNETVVAEAGAMVYMEEAIAFETKMGDGSAPDQGVLGKLFSAGTRLLTGESLFLTHFTHRGSHGKSKVAFAGPYPGTIIALDLGTLSQGLIVQKDGFLAAAKGTKLSLHFNQKFGSGLFGGEGFILQKLTGDGKAFVHAGGTIIEKQLNNELLRMDTGCVVAFEPSLDFSVARAGGLKSMIFGGEGLLLATLRGTGRVWLQSMPIKKLIRALSPGGGNAQKESGGVLGGLVGGLLDE; via the coding sequence ATGTTTTCGCACGACGTAGACTATCGCATCCTGGGCACCGACATCCAGGTGCTGGAAATTGAGCTGGACCCCAACGAAACTGTGGTGGCCGAAGCCGGCGCCATGGTGTACATGGAGGAAGCCATTGCTTTTGAAACCAAGATGGGCGACGGCTCCGCGCCCGACCAGGGCGTACTGGGCAAGCTGTTTTCGGCCGGCACGCGGCTGCTCACCGGCGAGTCGCTGTTCCTCACGCACTTCACGCACCGCGGTAGCCACGGCAAAAGTAAGGTGGCGTTTGCAGGCCCGTACCCGGGCACCATCATCGCCCTCGATTTGGGTACCCTGTCCCAGGGCCTCATCGTGCAGAAGGATGGCTTTTTGGCCGCCGCCAAGGGCACCAAACTGAGCCTGCACTTCAACCAGAAATTCGGGTCGGGCCTGTTCGGCGGCGAAGGCTTCATCCTTCAAAAGCTCACCGGCGACGGCAAAGCCTTCGTGCACGCGGGCGGCACCATCATCGAAAAGCAGCTGAACAACGAGCTGCTGCGCATGGACACCGGCTGCGTGGTGGCCTTCGAGCCCAGCTTGGACTTCAGCGTGGCCCGCGCCGGGGGGCTGAAATCGATGATTTTTGGGGGCGAAGGGCTGCTGCTGGCTACGCTGCGCGGCACCGGCCGTGTATGGCTGCAATCCATGCCCATCAAAAAGCTCATCCGGGCGCTGTCTCCCGGCGGCGGCAACGCCCAGAAGGAGAGCGGCGGTGTGCTGGGCGGCTTGGTGGGTGGTTTGCTCGACGAGTAG
- a CDS encoding toxin-antitoxin system YwqK family antitoxin, with translation MRCRSLLLLSLLLCGACASNRPAANRTDRHGYSQGRWRTYYDEAARTQPFTAGRYRHGRPVGTFRYYGPTGALAQTERYGRQGFCEVTYWYPGGQVERRGKAQWLTGAKGARFYWFGPWTRYTETGQVRAVETYTDGSHTATDVYQGGRLTATEIYKNGQLVETRPVQ, from the coding sequence ATGCGCTGCCGTAGCCTGCTCTTGCTGAGTTTATTATTGTGCGGGGCCTGCGCCAGCAACCGCCCCGCCGCCAACCGCACCGACCGCCACGGCTACAGCCAGGGCCGCTGGCGCACCTACTACGACGAGGCCGCCCGCACCCAGCCCTTCACGGCCGGGCGCTACCGCCACGGCCGGCCCGTGGGCACGTTCCGCTACTACGGGCCCACCGGGGCCCTGGCCCAAACCGAGCGCTACGGCCGCCAGGGTTTCTGCGAGGTCACGTACTGGTACCCGGGCGGCCAGGTGGAGCGCCGCGGCAAAGCCCAGTGGCTGACCGGCGCCAAGGGCGCCCGCTTCTACTGGTTTGGGCCCTGGACGCGCTACACCGAAACCGGCCAGGTGCGGGCCGTCGAAACCTACACCGACGGCAGCCACACCGCCACCGACGTGTACCAGGGCGGCCGCCTCACCGCCACCGAAATCTACAAAAACGGCCAGCTCGTCGAAACCCGCCCCGTGCAGTAG
- the gltX gene encoding glutamate--tRNA ligase, with amino-acid sequence MTERNVRVRFAPSPTGPLHIGGVRTALYNYLLARKLGGTMILRIEDTDQNRFVPGAEQYILEALAWCGIVIDEGVGVGGPHAPYKQSERKPMYRQYADQLIADGFAYYAFDTPEELDAMRARLQAAKVPNPQYNSITRAQMRNSLTLPEDETQALLDAGTAYVIRLKVPRKEEIRFQDMIRGWVVVHSSAVDDKVLMKSDGMPTYHLANIVDDHLMDISHVIRGEEWLPSAPLHVLLYRYLGWEATMPQFAHLPLLLKPDGTGKLSKRDGDRLGFPVFPLEWHGVDAETGEPTVSRGYREDGYLPEALVNFLAFLGWNPGTAQEIFSMDELIEAFAIDRVSKSPAKFDVAKAKWYNEHYLRAKPNAELAPYLLEALAAHGLKCTPEKAEQIVGVMKERVSFPQDFWQEAKYFFDAPTEYDPTVVAKKWTPQVADALAAYADALAGGPTASAEGLKNLFNQTVEAQGLKPGQVLQALRVAVTGAAAGPDLFETLVILGTDEAAGRLRTAVERLGAPAA; translated from the coding sequence ATGACCGAGAGAAACGTTCGGGTGCGCTTTGCGCCTTCGCCCACGGGGCCCCTGCACATCGGCGGCGTGCGCACCGCTTTGTACAACTACCTGCTGGCCCGCAAGCTGGGCGGCACCATGATCCTGCGCATCGAGGATACCGACCAGAACCGCTTCGTGCCCGGCGCCGAGCAGTACATTCTGGAGGCGTTGGCCTGGTGCGGCATCGTGATTGACGAGGGCGTGGGCGTGGGCGGCCCCCACGCGCCCTATAAGCAGAGCGAGCGCAAGCCCATGTACCGCCAATACGCCGACCAGCTCATCGCCGACGGCTTTGCCTACTACGCCTTCGACACGCCCGAGGAGCTGGACGCCATGCGCGCCCGCCTGCAGGCCGCCAAAGTGCCCAACCCGCAGTACAACAGCATCACCCGGGCCCAAATGCGCAACTCGCTGACCCTGCCCGAGGACGAAACCCAGGCCCTGCTCGACGCCGGCACGGCCTACGTCATTCGCCTGAAAGTGCCCCGCAAGGAGGAAATTCGCTTCCAGGACATGATTCGCGGGTGGGTGGTGGTGCACTCCAGCGCCGTGGACGATAAGGTGCTGATGAAGTCGGACGGCATGCCGACCTACCATTTGGCCAACATCGTGGACGACCACCTGATGGACATTTCGCACGTCATCCGGGGCGAGGAGTGGCTGCCCTCGGCGCCGCTGCACGTGCTGCTGTACCGCTACCTGGGCTGGGAAGCCACCATGCCGCAGTTTGCCCACTTGCCGCTGCTGCTCAAGCCCGACGGCACGGGCAAACTCAGCAAGCGCGACGGCGACCGCCTGGGCTTCCCGGTGTTTCCGCTGGAGTGGCACGGCGTGGACGCCGAAACCGGCGAGCCCACCGTCAGCCGCGGCTACCGTGAGGACGGCTACCTGCCCGAGGCGCTGGTGAACTTTCTGGCCTTCCTGGGCTGGAACCCGGGCACGGCGCAGGAGATTTTTTCGATGGATGAGCTCATCGAAGCCTTCGCCATTGACCGCGTGAGCAAGTCGCCGGCCAAGTTCGACGTGGCCAAAGCCAAGTGGTACAACGAGCACTACCTGCGCGCCAAACCTAACGCCGAGCTGGCCCCCTACCTGCTGGAGGCCCTGGCCGCCCACGGCCTGAAGTGCACCCCCGAAAAAGCCGAGCAGATTGTGGGCGTGATGAAGGAGCGCGTGAGCTTCCCGCAGGATTTCTGGCAGGAGGCCAAATACTTTTTCGACGCCCCCACGGAGTACGACCCCACCGTAGTGGCCAAGAAGTGGACACCCCAGGTGGCCGACGCCCTCGCTGCCTACGCCGACGCCTTGGCGGGGGGCCCCACCGCCTCGGCCGAGGGCCTCAAAAACCTGTTCAACCAGACTGTGGAGGCCCAGGGCCTCAAACCCGGCCAGGTGCTGCAAGCCCTGCGCGTGGCCGTAACCGGCGCCGCCGCCGGCCCCGACCTGTTCGAAACCCTCGTCATTCTCGGCACCGACGAGGCGGCCGGCCGCCTGCGCACCGCCGTGGAGCGCCTGGGGGCCCCGGCCGCGTAG
- a CDS encoding alpha/beta hydrolase family protein, which yields MKTKNWRRTGLVFLFVAGGLAWPWVRAWWPAPPPALLYGQAYGSVHRTATPVLVVILHGDAPFHRPSYQYQLAQQVARAAPDVVAVGLLRPGYADPAGHRSPGIRGLTVGDNYTTAAVAAVAATVQALRRRYGARRVILAGHSGGAVLVGAVLSRYPLLADGALLAACPCDVPAFRRHMAWQQLNPLWWLPVPLLSPLNMAAQVRPGLPVRVVTGLADPLALPAYSRQYVAALQRHRVAAQLVELPGQGHEIFLAPAVVRQIVDLATTGLPPARLAAPAAHAPQHEPQQRNTAPDGPRRVGAPVINPLQKNVLHVGVNQWQHQRNQANEQQKEAEFFHEGGGWIR from the coding sequence ATGAAAACTAAAAACTGGCGGCGGACGGGGCTGGTATTTTTGTTCGTGGCGGGCGGCCTGGCGTGGCCCTGGGTCCGGGCCTGGTGGCCAGCGCCCCCGCCGGCGCTGCTCTATGGCCAAGCCTACGGCAGCGTCCACCGCACGGCCACGCCCGTGCTGGTCGTCATCCTGCACGGCGATGCGCCGTTTCACCGGCCGAGCTACCAATACCAACTGGCCCAGCAGGTAGCCCGGGCCGCGCCCGACGTGGTGGCAGTGGGCCTACTACGGCCGGGCTACGCCGACCCTGCCGGCCACCGCTCGCCCGGCATACGCGGCCTGACCGTCGGCGATAATTACACGACCGCGGCCGTAGCTGCTGTGGCCGCCACCGTGCAGGCGCTCCGCAGGCGTTACGGGGCCCGCCGCGTCATCCTGGCCGGGCATTCGGGCGGCGCCGTGCTGGTGGGTGCGGTGCTGAGCCGCTACCCCCTGCTGGCCGATGGGGCCCTACTGGCGGCTTGCCCGTGCGACGTGCCCGCTTTCCGCCGGCACATGGCTTGGCAGCAACTCAACCCGCTGTGGTGGCTGCCGGTACCCCTGCTCTCACCGCTGAACATGGCAGCCCAGGTACGGCCGGGCTTGCCCGTGCGGGTAGTTACGGGGCTGGCCGACCCGTTGGCATTGCCCGCCTACAGCCGGCAGTACGTGGCCGCACTCCAAAGGCACCGCGTGGCGGCCCAGCTGGTGGAGCTGCCGGGGCAAGGCCATGAGATTTTTCTCGCGCCGGCAGTAGTCCGGCAAATCGTGGACTTGGCTACCACCGGGTTGCCACCGGCGCGGCTAGCCGCGCCGGCCGCCCACGCGCCACAGCACGAGCCCCAGCAGCGCAATACCGCCCCGGATGGCCCACGCCGCGTTGGGGCCCCAGTTATTAATCCACTGCAAAAAAACGTACTGCACGTTGGGGTTAATCAGTGGCAACACCAGCGAAATCAGGCCAACGAGCAGCAAAAAGAGGCCGAGTTCTTTCATGAGGGTGGAGGTTGGATAAGGTGA
- the tnpA gene encoding IS200/IS605 family transposase gives MSHEQRRGGHTVSWLPAHVVWVTKCRYHVLTGDVQRRRRDLIKQICDAEDVRMLKGMVSKDHVHMHIEYAPSQSISALLKRLKGRTSRRLQEEYPLLRKEDWERHFRAVGYGVWSTGNITDELVQQYLEHHREASNKDNDNIILS, from the coding sequence ATGAGCCATGAGCAACGCCGGGGTGGGCATACCGTTTCGTGGCTGCCAGCGCACGTGGTCTGGGTCACGAAGTGCCGCTACCATGTGCTGACGGGGGACGTACAGCGCCGTCGCCGCGACCTCATCAAGCAAATCTGCGACGCAGAGGACGTGCGAATGCTGAAAGGGATGGTGAGCAAAGACCATGTGCATATGCACATTGAATACGCGCCTTCCCAATCCATCAGCGCCTTACTCAAGCGCTTAAAAGGGCGCACTTCGCGGCGGTTGCAGGAAGAATACCCGTTGCTGCGCAAAGAGGATTGGGAGCGGCATTTCCGGGCCGTTGGGTACGGGGTGTGGAGTACGGGCAACATCACTGATGAACTGGTGCAACAATACCTGGAACACCACCGAGAAGCCTCCAACAAAGACAACGACAATATTATCCTAAGCTAG
- the glgP gene encoding alpha-glucan family phosphorylase has protein sequence MEFTFKPYTPAAKYKQAAAYFSMEFALDQALKIYSGGLGFLAGSHMRSAYELKQNLVGIGILWSYGYYDQDRSPDQTMRVDYTQKSYSYLQDTGLLFPITIHGADVHVRALYLAPEVFGTAPMFFLTTDIPENDYISRTISHHLYDPDAAARVAQAILLGVGGGKLLDVLNRQTDVYHLNEGHGLPLAFYLYEKHGRKLAEVQKRLVFTTHTPELAGNEERPMKLLTDMTFFGPVPEEEIRRVACLDGTTLNYTLTALRFARRANAVSKVHGEVANEMWGHYAGICPIIPITNSQNGTYWRDPQLAAAAKGKGDGALLARKRELKQALFKVVADQTGNIFDPDVLTIVWARRFASYKRADLILHHFERFVALATNAKHPIQVIWAGKPYPLDHGAIGVFNSLITRTKNLPNCAVLTGYELELSAELKKGSDIWLNTPRYPREASGTSGMTAAMNASVNLSIADGWIPEFIRDGENGFVIPHSPVDQADDVKDAAEATALLDVLENYVLPLYYDQPKNFLKVVKTAMKDVEPIFESTRMAKEYYEKLYKI, from the coding sequence ATGGAATTCACGTTTAAACCCTACACGCCCGCGGCCAAGTACAAGCAGGCGGCGGCGTACTTCTCGATGGAATTTGCGCTCGACCAGGCGCTGAAAATCTACTCCGGCGGCCTGGGCTTTCTGGCTGGCTCGCACATGCGCTCAGCCTACGAGCTGAAGCAGAACCTGGTGGGCATCGGCATTTTGTGGAGCTACGGCTACTACGACCAGGACCGCAGCCCCGACCAGACCATGCGCGTGGACTACACGCAGAAAAGCTATTCGTACTTGCAGGACACTGGGCTGCTGTTCCCCATCACCATCCACGGGGCCGACGTGCACGTGCGGGCCTTGTACCTGGCCCCGGAGGTATTCGGCACGGCCCCGATGTTCTTCCTGACCACCGATATCCCAGAGAACGACTACATCTCGCGCACCATCTCGCACCACCTCTATGACCCGGACGCGGCGGCGCGCGTGGCCCAGGCCATTTTGCTGGGCGTGGGCGGCGGCAAGCTGCTCGACGTGCTGAACCGCCAAACCGACGTGTACCACCTCAACGAGGGCCACGGTCTGCCGCTGGCGTTCTATCTCTACGAGAAGCACGGCCGCAAGCTGGCCGAGGTGCAGAAGCGCCTCGTTTTCACGACGCACACGCCCGAGCTGGCCGGCAACGAGGAGCGCCCCATGAAGCTGCTCACCGACATGACCTTCTTCGGGCCCGTGCCGGAAGAGGAAATCCGCCGGGTGGCCTGCCTCGACGGCACCACGCTCAACTACACCCTCACGGCCCTGCGCTTCGCGCGCCGCGCCAACGCCGTGAGCAAGGTGCACGGCGAGGTGGCCAACGAAATGTGGGGCCACTACGCGGGCATCTGCCCCATCATCCCCATCACTAACAGCCAGAACGGCACCTACTGGCGTGACCCGCAGCTGGCCGCCGCGGCCAAAGGCAAGGGCGATGGGGCCCTGCTGGCCCGCAAGCGCGAGCTAAAGCAGGCGCTCTTCAAAGTGGTGGCTGACCAGACCGGCAATATCTTCGACCCCGACGTGCTGACCATTGTGTGGGCCCGGCGCTTCGCATCCTACAAGCGCGCCGACCTGATTTTGCACCACTTCGAGCGCTTCGTAGCCCTAGCCACCAACGCCAAGCACCCCATCCAGGTTATTTGGGCCGGCAAGCCGTACCCGCTTGACCACGGCGCTATCGGCGTGTTCAACAGCCTGATAACGCGCACCAAAAACCTGCCCAACTGCGCCGTGCTCACCGGCTACGAGCTGGAGCTGTCAGCCGAGCTGAAGAAGGGCTCTGACATCTGGCTGAACACGCCCCGCTACCCGCGCGAGGCCAGCGGCACCAGCGGCATGACCGCCGCCATGAACGCCTCGGTGAACCTGAGCATCGCCGACGGCTGGATTCCGGAGTTCATCCGCGACGGCGAGAACGGCTTCGTGATTCCCCATTCGCCCGTGGACCAGGCCGACGACGTGAAGGATGCCGCCGAAGCTACCGCCCTGCTCGACGTGCTCGAAAACTACGTGCTGCCACTCTACTACGACCAGCCCAAAAACTTCCTGAAAGTGGTAAAAACCGCCATGAAGGACGTCGAGCCCATATTCGAGAGCACCCGCATGGCCAAGGAATACTACGAAAAGCTGTATAAGATCTGA
- a CDS encoding septal ring lytic transglycosylase RlpA family protein produces MPSSARTKRSARVRRFAHTHMCKHVLEPHAVSANMVLRGRASWYGKYFQGMKTGSGERYNRFAYTCAHKTLPFNTRLRVTSVLTGHSVVVRVNDRGPFRHRRIIDLSEKASKELNLQELGATTIVAEVVAPETPLGPTTAPDNLLALCLGDPHPHAPFTTYTVDPAAAAEAAPVVAAAPVAAPATFEVQVGEFATVADAQSVLAKIQSLDPNVHVELANDLLDGRQRSRVLVGTFGERPQAEAVRRWLLVWGIGGQVREVALR; encoded by the coding sequence TTGCCCAGCTCGGCTCGCACCAAGCGGTCGGCCCGGGTGCGGCGCTTTGCCCACACCCACATGTGCAAGCACGTGCTGGAGCCCCACGCGGTTAGTGCCAACATGGTGCTGCGCGGCCGGGCCTCCTGGTACGGCAAATACTTCCAGGGTATGAAAACGGGCAGTGGCGAGCGCTACAACCGCTTCGCCTACACCTGCGCCCACAAAACCCTGCCCTTCAACACCCGCCTGCGGGTAACCAGCGTGCTTACCGGCCACTCGGTGGTGGTGCGCGTGAACGACCGGGGCCCCTTCCGCCACCGCCGCATTATCGACCTGAGCGAAAAAGCCAGCAAAGAGCTGAACCTGCAAGAGCTGGGCGCCACCACCATCGTGGCCGAAGTAGTAGCTCCCGAAACCCCCCTGGGCCCCACCACGGCCCCCGACAACCTGCTGGCCCTGTGCCTGGGCGACCCGCACCCCCACGCCCCATTCACGACCTACACCGTGGACCCCGCCGCTGCTGCCGAAGCGGCCCCGGTGGTAGCCGCCGCGCCGGTAGCCGCGCCGGCTACGTTTGAAGTGCAAGTGGGCGAGTTTGCCACGGTGGCTGATGCGCAATCAGTGCTGGCTAAAATTCAGTCCCTCGACCCCAACGTGCACGTGGAACTGGCCAACGACTTGCTCGACGGCCGCCAGCGCAGCCGCGTGCTCGTGGGCACGTTTGGCGAGCGGCCCCAGGCCGAGGCCGTACGCCGCTGGCTGCTCGTCTGGGGCATTGGCGGGCAAGTGCGCGAAGTGGCGCTGCGCTAA
- a CDS encoding DUF72 domain-containing protein, giving the protein MDFGRLPDLRYVNFGLPPDHPDTAPLLARARPAQPLPPALYVGCPIWTNKDWLGSYFPLGIKEPEYLHYYARQFNSLELNTTHYRIPDAPTVRRWRAAVGPGFQFCPKLPRSISHERELFQTDDLVVPFARAIEELGPALGWAFLQLPPHLGPEHLPRLERFLLDWPAAVPLAVELRHPRWFADRGLADAVFATLEALNKTLVITDVAGRRDVLPMRLTTPTAFVRFNGHGLHSTDYQRADAWAERLATWYAQGLHTAYFFIHQRDVRHAPIWTQHFLARIKELTGIVVAPPAIIPQAVQGSLF; this is encoded by the coding sequence ATGGATTTTGGCCGCCTGCCCGACCTGCGCTACGTCAACTTTGGCCTGCCCCCCGACCACCCCGACACGGCCCCGCTGCTGGCCCGCGCCCGCCCGGCGCAACCCCTGCCCCCGGCCCTGTACGTGGGCTGCCCCATCTGGACGAACAAGGACTGGCTGGGCTCGTACTTCCCGCTCGGCATCAAGGAGCCCGAGTACCTGCACTACTATGCCCGGCAGTTCAACAGCCTGGAGCTGAACACCACCCACTACCGCATCCCCGACGCGCCCACCGTGCGGCGCTGGCGGGCGGCGGTGGGCCCCGGCTTCCAGTTTTGCCCCAAGCTGCCGCGCAGCATCAGCCACGAGCGCGAACTGTTCCAAACCGACGACCTGGTGGTGCCCTTCGCTCGGGCCATCGAGGAGCTGGGGCCCGCGCTGGGCTGGGCCTTTTTGCAGCTGCCGCCGCATCTGGGCCCCGAGCACCTGCCGCGGCTGGAGCGCTTCCTGCTCGACTGGCCCGCCGCCGTGCCGCTGGCCGTGGAGCTGCGCCACCCCCGCTGGTTTGCCGACCGCGGCCTGGCCGACGCCGTGTTTGCCACGCTGGAGGCCCTGAACAAAACGCTGGTTATCACCGACGTGGCCGGGCGGCGCGACGTGCTGCCCATGCGCCTGACCACGCCCACGGCCTTCGTGCGCTTTAACGGCCACGGCCTGCACAGCACCGACTACCAGCGTGCCGACGCCTGGGCCGAGCGCCTGGCCACCTGGTACGCCCAGGGCCTGCACACGGCCTACTTCTTCATCCACCAGCGCGACGTGCGCCACGCCCCCATCTGGACGCAGCACTTCCTGGCCCGAATAAAGGAGCTGACCGGCATTGTGGTAGCCCCGCCGGCCATCATTCCGCAGGCGGTGCAGGGCAGCTTGTTTTAG